From Saccharomyces paradoxus chromosome III, complete sequence, a single genomic window includes:
- the ATG15 gene encoding triglyceride lipase ATG15 (Lipase required for intravacuolar lysis of autophagic and Cvt bodies~similar to YCR068W), whose amino-acid sequence MLHKRPSRKRSASTLHPGCMLLIVVLCLIVYYFAVPSYLLVGKRSSRGALDQKSESTFKLKSIYRHGVGANHRLQQRLEVTPEVISAAGTLYQEIAAQIQDNEDQEPLWTNNAEYATNNPFAFEFQLRGVPLMMKRMKQRDPDFIESYIYGETYMTEDEEHAMWIDDDIVAPNVTDRDTVVSLALMSSNAYVRIPQTGDWRNVTEPWNETEPEDFGWDGDGIRGHVFYNELENIVVLSIKGTSAQGLPGSGEDETTGNDKINDNLLFSCCCARVSYLWTTVCDCYVKSYTCDESCLEKELRRKDRFYSAIVDIYKGVLKEYPDAAMWVTGHSLGGALASLLGRTFGLPAVAFESPGELLASKRLHLPFPPGLPSYMEGIWHFGHNADPIFMGTCNGASSSCSLVGYAMETACHTGRVCVYDVVNDKGWSVNMFNHRIHKVIDEVLLGYDQAAKCVEPEPCVDCYNWNFIPSRNWESSSRLITKTKSQAAPTRTTRTTTTTSSSTCVGRNWLGFCTKYEL is encoded by the coding sequence ATGTTGCATAAACGCCCTTCAAGAAAGAGATCTGCTTCTACTTTGCATCCAGGATGCATGCTATTAATCGTCGTACTTTGCCTTATTGTTTACTATTTTGCTGTGCCAAGTTATTTATTGGTTGGCAAGAGATCATCCAGGGGCGCCCTGGATCAAAAATCTGAAAGCACATTTAAGCTTAAGTCTATCTACAGACATGGCGTCGGAGCAAACCATCGCCTGCAACAGAGGCTGGAGGTGACTCCGGAAGTAATTTCTGCTGCTGGAACACTGTACCAAGAAATCGCAGCTCAAATACAAGATAACGAAGACCAGGAACCCCTATGGACTAACAATGCCGAATATGCTACCAATAACCCATTTGCCTTTGAATTTCAGCTGCGAGGGGTGCCGCTAATGATGAAACGGATGAAGCAAAGAGATCCTGATTTCATAGAGTCGTATATATACGGAGAAACATACATGACAGAGGACGAAGAACACGCCATGTGGAtagatgatgatattgTGGCACCCAATGTCACAGATAGAGATACTGTAGTTTCATTAGCACTGATGTCGTCTAATGCTTATGTAAGAATACCACAAACGGGGGACTGGCGTAATGTCACGGAACCATGGAATGAAACGGAACCGGAAGATTTTGGCTGGGACGGTGACGGTATACGTGGCCACGTATTCTACAATGAACTGGAGAACATCGTGGTGCTTTCGATAAAGGGAACTAGCGCGCAGGGTTTGCCAGGGTCTGGCGAAGATGAAACAACGGGAAACGATAAGATCAACGACAATTTGCTATTTTCCTGTTGTTGTGCAAGAGTAAGCTATCTGTGGACAACCGTGTGCGATTGCTATGTGAAGTCGTATACATGCGATGAGTCTTGCTTAGAAAAGGAGCTGAGACGTAAGGATAGATTCTATTCTGCTATCGTTGACATATACAAAGGCGTCCTGAAAGAATACCCTGATGCAGCCATGTGGGTCACAGGTCACTCACTGGGGGGCGCATTGGCTAGTTTACTGGGACGCACTTTTGGATTGCCTGCGGTCGCATTCGAGTCTCCTGGAGAGCTACTAGCTTCAAAAAGATTACACCTGCCATTCCCACCAGGGCTACCCTCATACATGGAGGGTATTTGGCATTTCGGTCACAACGCAGACCCGATCTTCATGGGTACATGTAACGGAGCTAGTTCAAGTTGCTCACTAGTAGGCTACGCTATGGAAACCGCGTGCCACACCGGTAGAGTATGTGTCTACGATGTGGTCAACGACAAGGGATGGAGTGTCAACATGTTTAACCACAGGATCCACAAAGTCATTGACGAAGTTCTTCTTGGATACGACCAGGCTGCCAAGTGTGTAGAACCGGAGCCCTGCGTGGATTGCTACAACTGGAACTTTATTCCAAGCAGAAACTGGGAATCCTCATCGAGGCTCATCACCAAGACTAAAAGCCAGGCTGCACCCACTAGAACAACTCGCACCACTACTACCACATCATCATCTACCTGCGTAGGCCGCAATTGGCTTGGCTTTTGCACCAAATACGAGTTGTAA
- the RAD18 gene encoding E3 ubiquitin-protein ligase RAD18 (E3 ubiquitin ligase~similar to YCR066W), with protein sequence MDHQITTASDFTTTSIPNLYQLDTLLRCHICKDFLKVPVLTPCGHTFCSLCIRTHLNNQPNCPLCLFEFRESLLRSEFLVNEIIQSYTSIRSSLLNALKIRKPIPVPGNEEVPNPQDSSLIEVISESENDSPNAADDDLQIVATSERKLAKRSMTDILPLSSKPSKRNFTMFRSERIKKKPKPNEQMAQCPICQQFYPLKALEKTHLDECLTLQSLGEKPKVPTNFPVDSKSHDKDTFKFKVQTPEVDKSPSDETSHVDKYLNSMTSAEHQRLPKINFTSMTQSQIKQKLSSLGLSTNGTRQNMIKRYNHYEMLWNSNFCDSLEPVDEAELKRQLLSWDVSHNKMPQNNNNKGGISKLMMMKSNGRSSSYRKLLENFKNDKFNRKGWIVMFQKDFTRLIREAKLKIKKGSSDDSSSPMRTDGENGVAQVQSVQGIRDQQMEGNQETVINEDKLVNEGNLPNEDLTDADLSRELMDLNEESKDPPGND encoded by the coding sequence ATGGATCACCAAATAACCACTGCAAGCGACTTCACAACTACTTCAATACCGAACCTGTACCAATTGGATACACTTTTAAGATGTCACATTTGTAAAGATTTTCTAAAAGTCCCCGTTTTGACACCTTGTGGTCATACATTTTGTTCCCTTTGTATTAGAACTCATTTAAATAATCAGCCAAATTGCCCTCTTTGCCTTTTTGAGTTCAGGGAGTCCTTGCTAAGAAGCGAATTCTTGGTCAATGAAATAATTCAAAGTTACACATCCATACGATCTTCCTTACTGAATGCACTAAAAATACGAAAGCCTATTCCTGTTCCCGGAAATGAGGAAGTACCAAATCCACAAGATTCTTCATTGATAGAGGTCATATCAGAGTCTGAAAATGACAGTCCAAACGCCgctgatgatgatttgcAAATTGTTGCAACAAGTGAAAGAAAACTCGCCAAAAGATCCATGACTGATATATTACCACTAAGTTCCAAACCATCTAAAAGGAATTTTACAATGTTCAGAAGCGAAagaatcaagaaaaaaccaAAGCCAAATGAGCAAATGGCCCAGTGCCCCATATGTCAACAATTCTATCCTCTTAAGGCCCTTGAAAAGACACATTTGGATGAATGCCTAACTTTGCAATCGTTGGGTGAAAAACCAAAAGTTCCTACTAACTTCCCTGTTGACTCAAAATCGCATGACAAAGACACATTTAAATTCAAAGTACAAACTCCAGAAGTGGATAAAAGTCCTAGTGATGAGACCTCACATGTGgataaatatttaaattCAATGACAAGCGCAGAACACCAAAGATTACCAAAGATCAATTTTACGTCCATGACTCAATCCCAAATAAAACAGAAACTGTCATCGTTGGGGCTGTCAACTAACGGCACCAGACAAAACATGATTAAAAGATACAATCATTATGAGATGCTTTGGAACTCAAATTTTTGCGATTCTCTAGAACCTGTTGATGAAGCTGAATTAAAAAGACAGTTGTTAAGCTGGGATGTTTCACACAATAAAATGCCTcaaaataacaacaacaaaggTGGAATTTCTAAattaatgatgatgaaaagtaATGGAAGATCCTCTTCATACAGGAAATTACtcgaaaattttaaaaacgATAAATTTAATAGAAAAGGATGGATTGTTatgtttcaaaaagattTCACTAGACTTATCAGAGAAGCaaaactgaaaataaaaaaaggctCATCGGACGATTCAAGTTCACCAATGCGGACTGATGGTGAAAATGGTGTTGCACAAGTTCAAAGTGTCCAGGGAATTAGGGATCAGCAAATGGAGGGGAACCAGGAAACTGTCATTAACGAAGATAAATTGGTTAATGAAGGAAATTTGCCTAACGAAGATTTAACAGATGCCGACTTATCAAGAGAATTAATGGATTTGAATGAAGAGAGTAAAGACCCCCCCGGTAACGATTAA
- the HCM1 gene encoding Hcm1p (Forkhead transcription factor~similar to YCR065W), whose product MMNEDISIVAGQNSFLTEKSTMLSTQAKRTLEDEKEMITPPSSTVRKTMKEVNKRLSHPLSPDHSSPIAPSKAKRQRSDTCARSNGNLTLEEILQSLERRRINGELAKKPPYSYATLICLAILQSQEGKLTLSQIYHWIHVHFPYYKQKDASWQNSIRHNLSLNDAFVKTEKSCDGKGHFWEVRPGAETKFFKGENRGYEFVKDSLQDIGKYFEIDSTLDELEQVEGGECNDGLADDDEGEEAGKFPSIEIQLNSSPILRVSQLHHIPQLKTDNSVLNPQENLESMRNMMEHDDNNIDSLEPPYVMRKYHTSLGLPSLVETKDHHFQAGAKNNNITQANRFNTLPITCSKSPQNFRKYFTSFNSNFEDLSPLRSNVGAGSLLDPLPYSPLKLYDQKNLALMSKPQSQQSYSNSQLPPLPSSHGSDLLKTPKMKHSDALDKTPSRLISTPKDGNSILRKWQTPSHLFEDLYCSPLFRAIETPIRYITTPGGTLETQISPRKSSAPDVLTSATNSKFASSGLFGVDVYSVWKRATEKNSDGEKTADGNQKHHPYHSHPSNNCGNEKN is encoded by the coding sequence atgatgaATGAAGATATATCCATCGTTGCTGGCCAAAACAGTTTTTTAACCGAAAAGAGCACTATGTTATCGACCCAAGCCAAGAGAACACTAGAagacgaaaaagaaatgattaCTCCCCCGAGCTCAACTGTGAGAAAAACAATGAAGGAAGTAAATAAGAGACTATCACATCCTCTGTCACCGGATCATTCATCTCCAATTGCTCCATCCAAGGCCAAGCGCCAAAGATCGGACACATGCGCTCGGTCTAACGGTAACTTGACCTTAGAGGAGATCCTCCAATCTTtagaaagaagaagaataaatGGCGAACTCGCCAAGAAACCTCCATATTCATACGCGACTTTGATATGCTTAGCTATCTTGCAATCTCAAGAGGGCAAACTAACGCTATCTCAGATATACCATTGGATTCACGTTCACTTTCCTTATTACAAGCAGAAAGACGCCAGTTGGCAAAATTCAATAAGACATAATTTATCATTAAATGATGCATTCGTCAAGACCGAAAAGTCCTGCGATGGTAAGGGTCATTTCTGGGAAGTCAGACCAGGCGCCGagacaaaatttttcaaaggtgAAAATCGTGGCTACGAATTTGTAAAGGACTCCTTACAAGACATTGGGAAGTATTTCGAAATAGATTCTACACTTGATGAGTTGGAACAAGTAGAGGGTGGAGAATGTAATGATGGCCTTGCTGACGACGacgaaggagaagaagCAGGAAAATTTCCCTCAATTGAAATCCAATTAAATTCATCTCCCATACTGAGAGTCTCCCAGTTACATCACATACCGCAATTGAAGACAGATAATAGTGTACTGAACCCTCAAGAAAACCTGGAATCGATGCGAAACATGATGGAACACGATGACAACAATATAGATTCCTTGGAACCTCCTTATGTGATGAGGAAATATCATACTTCCCTAGGTTTACCGTCGCTGGTGGAGACCAAAGATCATCATTTCCAGGCTGGTgcaaaaaacaataatatcaCTCAGGCAAATAGATTCAATACACTCCCCATAACCTGCTCAAAGTCTCctcaaaattttagaaaatatttcacCTCATtcaattcaaattttgaagatttatCTCCACTTCGAAGTAATGTAGGGGCTGGTTCTCTACTCGACCCACTTCCGTATTCCCCATTGAAGCTGTACGATCAGAAAAATCTTGCACTCATGTCGAAACCACAATCTCAGCAATCATATTCCAATTCTCAACTCCCACCTCTGCCTTCCTCTCATGGTTCGGACTTACTGAAAACACCAAAGATGAAGCATTCCGATGCCTTGGACAAGACTCCATCGCGGCTGATAAGCACACCTAAGGACGGTAACTCGATTTTGAGGAAATGGCAGACTCCTTCACatctttttgaagatttgTATTGCTCTCCGCTATTTAGAGCTATAGAGACCCCGATCAGGTATATTACGACGCCGGGGGGCACTTTGGAAACTCAAATTTCACCAAGAAAATCTTCTGCACCCGATGTCCTAACAAGCGCAACGAATTCCAAATTTGCTTCAAGCGGTCTGTTTGGCGTGGATGTTTATTCTGTTTGGAAGCGCGCAACTGAAAAGAATTCCGATGGTGAAAAGACAGCAGATGGCAATCAAAAACATCACCCTTATCATAGTCACCCTTCCAACAATTGtggtaatgaaaagaattga
- the BUD31 gene encoding U2 snRNP complex subunit BUD31 (Component of the SF3b subcomplex of the U2 snRNP~similar to YCR063W), with product MPRIKTRRSKPAPDGFEKIKPTLTDFEIQLRDAQKDKSSKLAAKATEQLWEIMQLHHQRSRYIYTLYYKRKAISKDLYDWLVKEKYADRLLIAKWRKTGYEKLCCLRCIQKNETNNGSTCICRVPRAQLEEEARKKDTQVSFHQCVHCGCRGCASTD from the coding sequence ATGCCGCGTATAAAGACGAGAAGATCCAAGCCTGCACCTGACGGGTTCGAAAAAATCAAGCCAACCCTCACAGATTTCGAAATCCAACTCAGAGATGCGCAAAAAGACAAGTCGTCTAAGCTCGCAGCAAAGGCCACTGAACAGCTCTGGGAGATAATGCAACTTCACCACCAGCGCTCTAGATACATATATACTCTGTACTACAAGAGAAAGGCCATCTCTAAAGACCTTTACGACTGGTTGGTGAAGGAAAAGTACGCAGATAGATTACTTATTGCCAAATGGCGCAAAACCGGGTATGAAAAACTGTGCTGTTTACGCTGCATTCAAAAGAACGAAACTAACAACGGTAGCACTTGCATCTGCAGGGTGCCTCGCGCACAGTTGGAGGAAGAAGCACGCAAAAAGGACACGCAGGTTTCCTTCCATCAATGCGTCCACTGCGGCTGCCGTGGATGTGCAAGCACAGATTAA
- the TVS1 gene encoding Tvs1p (similar to YCR061W): MVRFVSILSLLGCAATLVMAHDDMDMDMDMDMDMDMDMSMTTSTSVDVSPTASIVPVPHEPKHLHGLPILQSPSLTPAERLYWENYNTTTYFTTQAGNRAALRYHIITLLLIAFLLYPVSLALSAARSKWHLPLLFFNLCICISSVMALSVFKSSFPEDDWYAHNIYGTTSGLLLVFMLVHFFAAVLSVPVSSESKKEYRPVDSIPLNDLESTPVMVNSARGSPSPSSNRDTLFSLSSDTTTTTATNNNKREHVEGEEEGDNTSNHDTLRDEDYDDDEIASIEAPPLSPQDIPVFRILFANSKYQKLAAHLSYAANVVFHLLSYPLFMYIFVDLIIGFAVGNLLGKGIRIFNLLAHWIKGGVFFTLGVVSLARYCGFGAKYGWAWNNISFTSQLSQERSSNLLFRFAPAGTFTMESIESFLIFFYGSTNIFLEHLAGNGGAWTAKDLQHVSIAFMFIGTGLCGLLTEYKLNHWRFEHARKRPQADVVAATPGYSPNPFPAFTIFWTGILMSQHAQSSQFSTTIHTQWGYLLSYGSFFRLLTFLILFLVPNTSSVASKPFTELITSFCLLCGGLVFMESTDQSIEAMEYRGFTPMFTFNLSVGFVSLLMAWEMILFIWKDRLIKTRKTSL; this comes from the coding sequence ATGGTGCGTTTTGTTTCGATATTAAGTTTACTCGGCTGTGCGGCGACGCTTGTCATGGCTCATGATGACATGGACATGGATATGGATATGGATATGGATATGGATATGGATATGAGTATGACAACGTCCACATCCGTAGATGTCTCTCCCACGGCATCCATTGTACCTGTGCCACATGAGCCAAAACATTTGCACGGCCTTCCTATACTACAATCGCCCTCACTTACCCCCGCGGAGAGGTTGTACTGGGAAAATTACAACACTACAACCTACTTTACTACGCAAGCCGGAAATAGGGCTGCCCTTCGCTACCACATTATTACGCTGCTCTTGATTGCGTTTTTGCTCTACCCTGTGTCTCTGGCGCTAAGCGCCGCCCGTTCTAAGTGGCACTTACCCCTTCTGTTTTTCAATCTGTGCATCTGTATTTCTTCCGTTATGGCACTGTCGGTGTTCAAAAGCAGTTTCCCGGAGGACGACTGGTATGCGCATAATATCTATGGCACCACTTCTGGCCTTCTTCTCGTCTTTATGCTTGTTCACTTCTTCGCTGCGGTGCTTTCTGTCCCCGTCTCATCGGAATCGAAAAAGGAATACCGTCCGGTTGACTCTATCCCTTTAAATGATCTTGAGTCCACACCAGTCATGGTGAACAGTGCACGTGGCTCTCCAAGTCCTTCTTCCAACAGAGACACGTTGTTTTCCCTGTCTTCAGACACAACCACCACCACCGCCaccaataataacaaaCGGGAGCATGTTGAAGGTGAAGAGGAGGGCGACAACACCTCTAATCACGACACTTTGCGCGACGAAGACtacgatgacgatgaaatCGCCTCCATTGAAGCCCCTCCTTTGTCTCCACAAGATATACCCGTTTTCCGAATCTTGTTCGCCAACTCAAAGTATCAGAAGCTTGCCGCGCACCTCTCGTACGCCGCTAATGTTGTCTTTCATCTGCTTTCCTACCCGTTATTCATGTACATCTTCGTAGACCTGATCATTGGCTTCGCTGTGGGTAACTTGCTCGGCAAGGGCATCCGCATCTTTAATCTCTTGGCCCACTGGATCAAAGGCGGCGTATTCTTTACTCTCGGCGTTGTCTCTTTAGCACGATACTGCGGTTTCGGAGCTAAGTACGGCTGGGCATGGAACAACATCAGCTTCACATCTCAACTCTCTCAAGAACGTTCCTCCAACCTCCTGTTCCGGTTTGCTCCCGCGGGCACTTTCACCATGGAGTCCATTGAATCcttcctcatcttcttttaCGGGTCTACCAACATCTTCTTGGAACACTTGGCAGGGAATGGCGGCGCATGGACCGCCAAGGATCTGCAGCACGTGTCGATTGCCTTCATGTTCATAGGAACTGGGCTGTGTGGGCTACTCACGGAGTACAAGCTAAACCACTGGCGATTCGAGCACGCCCGCAAACGGCCACAGGCTGATGTGGTTGCCGCCACGCCGGGATACTCTCCAAACCCCTTCCCCGCTTTCACCATATTTTGGACTGGGATTCTGATGTCCCAGCACGCACAGTCTTCACAATTCTCTACCACCATTCATACGCAGTGGGGGTACTTGCTGTCCTATGGGTCCTTCTTCCGTCTGCTAACGTTCTTGATTCTGTTTTTGGTGCCCAACACCAGCAGCGTCGCGTCCAAACCGTTCACGGAGTTGATCACGTCGTTCTGTCTGCTCTGTGGTGGCCTCGTATTTATGGAGTCCACCGACCAATCCATCGAAGCCATGGAATATAGGGGGTTCACTCCCATGTTCACTTTCAACCTCAGTGTTGGATTCGTTTCCTTGTTGATGGCTTGGGAGatgattttatttatttggaAAGACAGGCTCATCAAAACCAGAAAAACCAGTCTTTAA
- the SED4 gene encoding GTPase-activating protein SED4 (Integral ER membrane protein that stimulates Sar1p GTPase activity~similar to YCR067C) has translation MSGNSANYDVGYPIYGAKFINESTLLVAGGGGQFNSSFPNKITALRVNFQKKKRIRRFREITLDSIDDAPTSLDCNNNLILVGCNELFNNPSMENVNHHLRKFVFEQEHLKFVASIDFNRTTDPSVFTKFIYVNQRATVAAIASSEVPTVIRIIDPRNLTENYEIETGREVNDLHFAPNGILLSYITSNSLEVASVRDGKFVARKTDFDKNLVLSNIRFLNDNTLLVAASLTNSDGVSLLKLGVSSKGVKILKTASFMFDLNGITSMDVSPNKKFVGLSSNDNSIAIISVEKLKLIQLVPRVHESTITRVTFSPDSRYLASTSMGNTVNVVKLSSASSSILRKIWKFFLNFVLLVVLASAIQLGYKFNVHGFIYEHAHDIYKSKFKEDTAVDQGSSSYFTINDDYRGITESADIISAKDLTRDINTEFSTFDTSTMKTITEDEQSSVWISWSSVAQFTSTDDPTSVFPFSSSSSSSKISEFVANERPTSSSSSEESTSNESILSLSTSEVTKPLVSSTESNIVEKRFMQSNAESIEPRSFSSKYVTEHPGPTTDRDSLSEIFSSESPSSSPSHSLSHMPSPSPSPSPSPSPSPSPSPSPSPSPSPSPSPSPSSSSSSSSSPSPFSSSSFSSLSSTSTSTTIALSTSTTTSITVTGTSPINDPSNVSFLDSSEIAHTREIYKTKIITEVITKIEYRDISASSSEIAAEQYISTSSLMSLTPTNTMVSRPVTEIDPIASELEGMVETPTHPTSRASEIDSVAPNLIPNEEVLSISASHDSILSHQDTYSDLPITSSLQSMEIPTVSSSPFASGPISSAPASTFSKCHSISKPGSSVIVESATSLFPKTKTEPARSETAISTDNSDHIGVFTDVVQSSGANVGKPSPSDFTNIEETSLASISFSSNDGSIGTLSDIGKESLSIEIASSTVAQPMPDVTISVPSFVSGPHEIPASSVNTSGFVQKEIVIEVKTSKDSSETSGAQRNIDENVSTLVSQVLATETHTSDYEEVTHDTSPSSEVVSTLNLEITTLPGEVTPSQTVATPLNNNSNANIVNDDSSAAETVNYANLHDEL, from the coding sequence ATGAGTGGCAACTCTGCAAATTATGATGTCGGATACCCGATATACGGTGCtaaatttatcaatgaaAGCACCTTACTGGTAGCTGGTGGTGGAGGCCAGTTCAATTCCTCTTTTCCGAACAAAATTACGGCTTTGAGGGTGAACTTCCAGAAAAAGAAGCGCATTAGAAGGTTCCGTGAGATCACTTTAGATTCGATTGATGACGCGCCAACTTCATTAGATTGTAACAATAATCTGATTTTAGTTGGCTGCAACGAATTATTTAATAATCCTTCCATGGAAAACGTCAATCATCATCTAAGAAAGTTTGTGTTTGAACAAGAACATCTGAAATTCGTGGCCAGTATTGACTTCAATAGAACTACGGACCCATCTGTTTTCACCAAGTTTATTTACGTTAATCAAAGGGCAACAGTGGCAGCAATTGCGTCCTCTGAAGTGCCCACCGTGATCAGAATCATTGACCCGAGGAACTTGACCGAAAATTACGAAATTGAAACAGGTAGGGAAGTTAATGATTTACACTTTGCCCCCAACGGTATTCTACTGTCATATATCACTTCTAATTCTTTGGAAGTAGCATCTGTCAGGGACGGGAAGTTTGTAGCAAGGAAAACagattttgataaaaatcTTGTTCTTTCCAACATCAGATTTCTCAATGATAACACGCTACTGGTAGCCGCATCATTAACAAATTCTGACGGAGTTTCTTTGTTGAAATTAGGTGTAAGTTCTAAGGGTGTTAAAATCTTAAAAACTGCATCCTTCATGTTCGATTTGAATGGAATAACATCGATGGATGTCTCTCCAAATAAGAAGTTTGTGGGGTTATCGTCTAACGATAACTCGATTGCCATTATCAGTGTTGAAAAGCTAAAGCTTATTCAGCTAGTGCCAAGAGTACATGAGTCCACTATAACAAGAGTTACTTTCTCTCCAGATTCTAGGTATTTGGCAAGCACTTCTATGGGGAACACGGTCAATGTGGTAAAGCTCTCTAGTGCATCGTCGTCAATTTTACGaaagatttggaaatttttcttgaattttgttttgttagTGGTTTTGGCTAGCGCTATCCAACTGGGCTACAAATTTAACGTGCACGGCTTTATTTACGAACATGCCCATGATATATACAAGTCCAAGTTCAAGGAAGACACTGCCGTAGACCAAGGATCATCTTCTTATTTCACTATTAACGATGATTACAGAGGAATTACCGAAAGTGCAGATATTATCAGCGCTAAAGATTTGACTAGAGATATAAACACTGAATTCTCCACATTTGACACTAGTACTATGAAAACAATCACAGAAGATGAACAAAGCTCTGTTTGGATATCATGGTCATCTGTTGCACAATTCACCTCGACAGATGATCCAACATCggtttttcctttttcatcatcgtcttcttcttccaaaatttcAGAATTTGTTGCAAATGAACGGCCcacctcttcttcctcttctgaAGAAAGTACCAGTAATGAGTCAATTTTGTCTTTATCCACTTCTGAAGTTACTAAACCGCTAGTTTCTTCCACAGAATCAAATATTGTCGAAAAACGCTTCATGCAATCGAATGCAGAGTCTATAGAGCCCAGATCGTTCTCTTCGAAGTATGTTACAGAACATCCCGGGCCAACAACGGATAGAGATAGCCTGTCGGAAATCTTCAGCAGTGAATCACCTTCGTCATCGCCTTCACATTCATTATCACACATGCCATCTCCATCTCCATCTCCATCTCCATCTCCATCTCCATCTCCATCTCCATCTCCATCTCCATCTCCATCTCCATCTCCATCTCCATCTCCATCTCcatcttcgtcttcgtcttcgtcttcatctcCATctccattttcatcttcatcattttcttcattgtcGTCAACATCAACTAGCACTACTATAGCATTATCCACTAGCACTACGACTTCAATTACCGTCACAGGTACATCCCCGATCAACGATCCATCCAATGTATCTTTTCTGGACAGCTCAGAAATCGCTCATACAAGAGAAATCTATAAGACAAAAATAATTACTGAAGTCATCACAAAAATTGAGTATAGGGATATTTCTGCATCTAGTTCCGAAATAGCAGCTGAACAATATATCAGTACATCTTCTTTAATGTCGTTGACGCCTACAAACACTATGGTTTCTCGGCCCGTGACTGAAATCGATCCCATAGCATCAGAATTAGAGGGCATGGTCGAAACACCTACTCATCCTACTTCTAGGGCATCGGAAATTGACTCAGTTGCGCCTAATTTGATCCCAAATGAAGAAGTCTTGTCAATATCAGCATCCCATGACTCTATTCTCTCCCATCAGGACACATATTCTGATTTACCCATAACCTCTAGCCTTCAATCAATGGAAATACCTACTGTATCTTCTTCCCCTTTTGCCTCTGGACCAATCTCTTCGGCCCCTGCTTCCACTTTTTCTAAATGCCATTCCATCTCTAAACCTGGCTCTTCAGTTATTGTGGAGAGCGCAACCAGCTTATTCccgaaaacaaaaacagaGCCCGCCAGAAGCGAAACTGCCATTTCTACTGACAATTCGGATCATATCGGCGTCTTTACTGATGTTGTACAATCATCTGGGGCAAATGTCGGTAAGCCTTCCCCATCAGACTTCACAAATATCGAAGAAACTTCATTAGCATCTATAAGCTTTAGTAGCAATGATGGTTCAATTGGCACGCTGTCTGACATAGGCAAGGAATCCTTATCCATAGAAATTGCATCGAGCACAGTGGCTCAACCGATGCCTGACGTAACCATATCAGTGCCATCGTTTGTTAGCGGTCCGCACGAAATACCTGCTAGTTCAGTTAATACATCAGGCTTCGTacagaaagaaattgtGATAGAGGTAAAGACATCAAAAGACTCATCAGAAACATCTGGCGCACAGCGCAACATCGACGAAAATGTAAGCACTCTTGTCTCCCAGGTACTTGCAACGGAAACGCATACATCTGATTATGAAGAAGTCACCCATGACACCTCTCCATCTAGTGAAGTTGTTTCAACACTTAACTTAGAAATCACCACTTTGCCTGGTGAAGTGACTCCTTCACAAACAGTTGCAACACCTTTGAATAACAATTCGAATGCAAACATTGTCAACGACGATAGCTCAGCAGCGGAAACAGTGAATTACGCTAACCTTCATGATGAATTGTGA
- the TAH1 gene encoding Tah1p (Component of conserved R2TP complex (Rvb1-Rvb2-Tah1-Pih1)~similar to YCR060W), with product MSKFEKVKEQGNSLFKQGLYREAVHCYDQLIAAQPQNPVGYSNKAMALIKLCEYTQAIRMCQQGLRYASTAEHAAIRSKLQYRLELSQAAVGPVQIPVFEVDELPEGYDQC from the coding sequence ATGAGCAAATTCGAAAAGGTGAAAGAACAGGGAAATTCTCTGTTCAAACAGGGCCTGTATCGCGAGGCCGTGCACTGTTACGACCAACTAATTGCTGCGCAGCCGCAGAACCCGGTTGGATATAGCAACAAAGCCATGGCGTTGATCAAACTGTGTGAATATACACAGGCAATTCGAATGTGCCAGCAAGGACTGCGGTATGCCTCAACGGCAGAGCACGCGGCCATCAGATCCAAGTTGCAGTATCGTCTAGAGCTGTCACAAGCGGCGGTAGGGCCAGTGCAGATCCCTGTTTTTGAGGTTGATGAACTACCGGAGGGTTACGACCAATGCTAG